From the genome of Lotus japonicus ecotype B-129 chromosome 6, LjGifu_v1.2, one region includes:
- the LOC130722412 gene encoding pentatricopeptide repeat-containing protein At5g19020, mitochondrial-like, with translation MVRVRVLNNALKKRHFIKPPSLLQDPQHSIRIFSNARQNQNLAQCERALVSALKSCSSLSFPSQGRQIHSLALKLGFHSNTFIQNTLIDMYAKCGSIFDARLLFQASPVLDHVSCNIMVSGYVRAGQFDNARQLFDIMPGKDCVSYTTMIKGLVQNRCYGEALEVFKDMMFDGVVPNDLTVVNVTSACSRFGQIWNCRMIHALAIKLVVDGLVRVSTNLMNAYCRCSGVWEARRLFDKMPERNLATWNAMLNGYSKTGLVEMARELFERFPDKDVISWGTMIDCYSQLNCVREAFMMYRSMLRTGAGPNEVTTANLISACGRQTAIDDGRQLHGTVVKKGFDCKDFVQTRIIFFYAACGMMDLASLQFEVGVKDHLESWNALIGGFIKNGMTDQARQVFDEMPERDVCSCSTMISGYAQTKQPKMALEIFHKMVASGIKPNEVTMVSVLSAIGTLGTLKEGRWAHGYISSECIPLNDNLRAALIAMYAKCGSIDSALQFFNQIRDEVSSVSPWNAILSGLASHGHASKCLEVFSDLQRYHIRPNLITFIGVLNACYHAGLVERGRRIFKSMKSTYNVEPDIKHYSCMVDLLGRAGLLEEAEEIIRSMPMEADIVIWGALLATCKTHGNVNIGERAAKSLAGLAPSHGGGKVLLSNIYADAGRWEDVSLVRRVMQGQRIERMPGCSGVIR, from the coding sequence ATGGTGAGGGTGCGTGTGTTGAATAATGCTCTCAAGAAGCGCCACTTCATCAAACCCCCTTCACTCCTTCAAGACCCTCAACACTCCATTCGCATTTTCTCCAATGCCAGGCAAAACCAGAACCTTGCCCAGTGCGAGCGTGCTCTGGTTTCCGCACTCAAGTCCTGTTCTTCCCTCTCATTCCCTTCTCAGGGTCGCCAAATCCATTCACTCGCCTTGAAACTCGGATTCCACTCCAACACCTTCATTCAAAACACCTTGATCGACATGTATGCCAAATGCGGTTCGATTTTTGATGCCCGGTTGCTTTTTCAGGCTTCTCCTGTGTTGGACCATGTATCCTGTAACATTATGGTTTCTGGGTATGTGAGAGCTGGTCAATTTGACAATGCCCGCCAACTGTTTGACATAATGCCTGGTAAAGATTGTGTCTCCTACACAACCATGATCAAGGGTCTTGTTCAAAATCGCTGCTATGGAGAAGCCCTTGAGGTTTTCAAGGACATGATGTTTGATGGGGTGGTCCCTAATGACCTGACTGTGGTGAATGTGACATCTGCTTGCTCACGTTTTGGTCAAATTTGGAATTGTCGAATGATTCATGCCTTGGCGATTAAATTGGTCGTTGATGGGTTAGTCCGTGTTTCGACGAATTTGATGAATGCGTACTGTCGTTGTTCAGGTGTATGGGAAGCGAGAAGGTTGTTTGATAAGATGCCTGAGCGGAATCTGGCTACGTGGAATGCGATGTTGAATGGATATTCAAAGACAGGCCTTGTTGAAATGGCGAGGGAGTTGTTTGAGAGATTTCCTGATAAAGATGTGATTTCTTGGGGCACAATGATTGATTGTTATTCCCAATTGAATTGTGTCCGTGAAGCTTTCATGATGTATCGTTCAATGCTAAGAACTGGAGCAGGACCTAATGAAGTCACAACTGCTAATTTGATTTCAGCATGCGGTCGGCAGACTGCAATTGATGACGGCCGGCAATTGCATGGAACAGTTGTTAAGAAAGGCTTTGACTGTAAAGATTTTGTACAGACAAGGATTATCTTTTTTTATGCAGCTTGTGGGATGATGGACCTTGCCTCTTTGCAATTTGAAGTGGGTGTAAAGGATCACCTAGAATCATGGAATGCTCTTATTGGTGGATTTATAAAAAATGGAATGACAGACCAGGCAAGGCAAGTCTTTGATGAGATGCCTGAAAGAGATGTGTGTTCGTGTAGTACCATGATTTCTGGCTATGCACAAACCAAACAGCCCAAGATGGCACTTGAAATCTTCCATAAAATGGTAGCCAGTGGAATCAAACCAAATGAAGTCACCATGGTGAGTGTATTATCTGCAATTGGCACACTAGGCACATTGAAGGAAGGAAGATGGGCCCATGGTTACATAAGTAGTGAATGTATTCCTTTGAATGACAATTTACGTGCTGCTCTGATTGCTATGTATGCCAAATGTGGGAGCATCGACAGCGCCTTACAATTTTTCAATCAGATTCGAGACGAAGTCTCTTCTGTTTCCCCATGGAATGCAATTTTAAGTGGGTTAGCCTCACATGGACATGCAAGTAAGTGCCTGGAGGTTTTTTCTGATTTGCAGAGGTATCATATTAGACCAAATCTAATTACATTTATAGGAGTCCTAAATGCTTGTTACCATGCGGGGCTGGTTGAACGTGGGCGGAGAATATTTAAAAGCATGAAGAGTACATATAATGTGGAACCAGATATCAAACATTATAGTTGTATGGTTGATCTTTTGGGCAGAGCAGGGCTATTAGAGGAAGCTGAGGAAATTATTAGGAGCATGCCTATGGAGGCCGACATTGTGATATGGGGAGCTTTATTAGCGACATGTAAAACTCATGGAAATGTCAATATAGGAGAGAGGGCTGCAAAGAGTTTGGCAGGATTGGCACCATCTCATGGTGGAGGTAAAGTTCTCCTATCAAACATATATGCAGATGCAGGAAGGTGGGAGGATGTATCATTGGTAAGAAGAGTCATGCAGGGTCAGAGAATTGAGAGAATGCCTGGGTGCAGTGGTGTTATAAGGTAG